AAGGTCGTGAGCGCGAAGTCACGGACGTCGAGCCCGCGCTTGACGGTGACCTGGCGCAGCGCGTTGGCCTGGTTCCACGCGGAGATCTCGAGCACGCCGGCGGCGGCGGCAGCGGGCGTCATGTCCAGCTGCGCTGCCAGCGCCTCCACCCCGGCGCGCGCCGCCTCGGCGTCGAGCGGGATCTCGCCACCGAGCAGGTGGGGCGGGATCCGGCCGAGCACGAGGTGGGCGTCGGTGATGGTCACCGCTCCGCCGTCGCCTCCCCTGCCGTAGCAGAGCGGACCGGGGTCGGCTCCCGCCGACTGCGGACCCACCTTGAGGGTGCCTTCGGGCGAGAGCCAGGCGATCGAGCCACCGCCGGCACCGACGGTGACGACGTCGATCATCGGGATCTTGGAGGGGTAGGCGCCGACGCTGCCCTCGGTGGTGAGCGTCGGCTCGCCGTCGATCACCACGCAGACGTCGGTCGAGGTGCCGCCGCCGTCGCTGGTGAGGACCTTGTCGAAGCCCGCGACCTGCGCGATCAGCGCGGCGCCGAGCGCCCCGGCGGCCGGTCCCGAGAGCACGGTGGTGATCGGCTGGTGGACCACCTCGTCGGCGCTGAGGACGCCTCCGTTGGACTTCATGACGTAGAACGGCACCTCGCGGTCGTCGTACTCGGTCAGTCGCTGCCGGATGTTGGTGACGTACGCCGAGAGCCGTGGCTTGACCGCCGCGTCGACGAGGGTGGTCATGGCGCGCTCGTACTCGCGGTACTCGCGCAGCACCTGGCTCGAGATCGAGACCACGGCCGCAGGGTGCTCCTCACGGAGGATCTCCCGCATCCGCTCCTCGTGGGAGGGGTCCGCGTAGGCGTGGAGGAAGCAGACGCCGAGGGTGTCGATCCCGCGGTCCCGGAACCAGCGGGCGACCTCGCGGGCGCCGTCCTCGTCGAAGGGCCGTACCTCCGCGCCCGTGAAGTCGAGCCTGCCCTCGACGCCGCGGACCAGGTGGCGCGGGACGATCCGGTCGGGCTTGACCCAGAAGTAGGAGTTGCCGTACCCGTCCGGGACCGACTGCCGGGCGATCTCGAGCATCGCCTCGTAGCCGGCGGTCGTCACGAAGCCGAGCCGCTCGACCTTGCCCTCGAGCAGCTGGTTGGTCGCGACCGTGGTCCCGTGGCTCACGGCCGCGATCGCGTCACCCCCGGCGCCCATCAGCTCGAGCACCTTCTCGATGCCGGTGAGGAAGCCGTCGGCGGGGTTCGACGGCGTCGACGGGGTCTTGGTGGTGACCAGGTGGCCGGTCTCCTCGTCGACCGCCACGACGTCGGTGAAGGTGCCGCCGGTGTCGATGCCGATCCGGATCCGTTGCGCCATGCCCCCGATTCAACCGGCCCGGCCGCGGCCCGGCGAGGGCACGACCTGCCAACCGGGTGCCGGGTCGTTGGCAAGTGGTGCCAGCGGGTGGCGCCGTGGTTCACCCGGTCGGCCGGGGAAACCGGGGGTTCGTAGCGTTGGCACCGGCCACGAACCCCACGACTCGCGGACGAACCCCGGAACGCCGAGGTCGGACCCGCAGCGCTCAGGCGTCGACGGGGCGGTCGTTGTAGGCGCCGGCCTGCTCCTGGCCGGTCAGCTCCTGGATCGCGGCCATGATCTCGTCGGTCACCTCGCGCCGGGCGCGGCCGGACGGCACGCCGTCGAAGCGACCGGCGAAGTCGAGCGGCTCCCCGAAGCGGACCGTCACGTCGGCCAGCCGCGGCCGGTTCGAGCCCACGGGCTGGATGTCCTCGGTGCCGAGGAGGCCCACGGGGACGACCGGGCAGCCGGCCGTGAGCGCGAGGTGGGCCACGCCCGTGCGGCCGCGGTAGAGCCGGCCGTCGCGCGAGCGGGTCCCCTCGGGGTAGATCCCGAACGCCTCGCCCCTGCCGAGCACGTCGAGCGCGGTGTCGAGGCTGGCGAGCGCGGCCTTGGTGTCGTCCCGGTCGACCGGCAGCATCCCGAGCCCCTCGAACCACGCCCGCTGGGCCGCCCCCTTGAGGCCGGTCCCGGTGAAGTAGTCCGACTTGGCCAGGAAGACGACCTTCCGCGGCACGACGCACGGGATCACGATGCTGTCGACGAAGCTGCGGTGGTTGCTCGCGAGGATCACCGGACCGGTGCCGGGGACGCGCTCCAGCCCCTCCACCGTCGGGCGCCACAGGGTGCGCGCGACGGGAGGGATGATCCGGTGCACCACCTCGTACAGCACGCCGGTCATTGTGCCGTCTCCGGCGACCGGCCGCGTCACCCGTCCGGGACCGGACTCAGCGGGTCGGTTCCCCGAGCACGCGCTCGAGCACCGCGATGCCCGCCACCGCCTCCGCCGCACGCTCCGGATGGGCCGGGGCGTAGGCCGTCGCGGCCTGCCGCAGCTCGGCGATCTCGGCCTCGACCAGGGCCCGCTGCTCGGCCTCGGTCACCAGCCGGCGCGGTACGTCGGTCGCACCCGCACCGAGGCCGGCGACGTACTCGCTCGTGACCGTCGTGGCGTCGTCCTCGACCGCGACCGCCTCCGCGTTGGCGAGCGCCGCGAGCGTCGAGCGGAGCGCGGCCGCCACCGCACGGTCGCCGCCGCGGCGGGCGGCGAGCAGCTCGTGGTGGAGCCGGTCGCGGAGCGTGGGCGGGAGCATGGGCCCGACGGTAGGCAGTGGGCGGCCCGGCCGGCCACCGAAATAGGTGAAGGGCCCTCGCAGGTATGAGCTACAAGGGCCCTTCGGGTGGCACGCGACCGGCCGGAGCCGGACTCGCACCAGGCGACCGGTACTGGTGATGCTCCCGGTCGACCGCTCCTCGACATCCGGCCCCAGCCACCTCATCACCCGGCGGCTGCGACGTTCCCTGGGCGAACCAGTTCCCGTCGTACGGACCCTCGTCTCCGAGCTGTCCCGCGTTCCCTTGCAGGACCGCGTGGGAGAAGTTCTATGTCCCCGCGCCGGGGGTCCGCAAGGGGCTCCGACGAGATTTCTTCACATACTCCGGGTTCCGGCGTGTCGTCCCCAGCCGGAACCGGTTTCGTCCCCAGCCGCGCGCCTCTCGTCCACACGATCTCCACAGGTGCTGTGGAGGGGCGGTGCGCGTCAGACACCAGCCGCGCGTGCCGACTCGAAGGCGGCGGCGATCTCGAGGAGCCGCCGGTCCTGCCCGTGCGGCGCGACGAGCTGGACGCCGACCGGCCACCCCTCCGGGGTGCCGCCGGCAGGCAGCGAGATGGCCGGGCAGCCGGTGACCGTGATGAAGTACGCCGACTTCATCCAGGCGAGGTAGTCGGGCATCGGCGAGCCGTTGACCTCGCTCGGGAACTCCTGGTCCGCGGGGAACGGCGGCACCTGCGAGGTCGGCAGCACCAGCAGGTCGTACTGCTCGAAGAACGCCCGCATCGTCTCGGACAGCGCGCTGCGCTGCTGGTAGGCCCGCGCGACGTCGGCGCCCGTCAACCGCTCTCCCGCCCGGACGTTGTCGGCCAGGGAGGGCTTGAGCCCGTCAGGGTGCTCGCGCAGCAGGTCGCCGAAGGTCGCCTGGAAGTGCCAGGCGCGCAGCGTCCGGAAGGTGTCGTCGGCCAGCGACAGGTCGGGGTGGCCGGCGTAGACGTGGGCACCGGCGCGGACCATCAGCCGGCCGGCCTCCTCGACGACGGCCGCCACCCGCTCGTCGACCTCGAGGGCGCCACCGAGGTCGGCGGTCCACCCGACGCGCAGCCCCACGAGCGAGCCGTGCAGCGGCGGCGCGAACGTCTGGCCGGGGTCGCCCAGCGCGTGCGGGACGCGCGGGTCGGGTCCGGCGATCACGGAGAGCAGCAGCGCCAGGTCGCCCACGTCGCGGGCCATCGGGCCACTGGTCGAGGTGGTCTCCCACTGGTTGGCCGCCGGCCACGACGGCACCCGCCCGAGCGAGGGCCGCAGCCCCACGACCCCGCAGAACGACGCCGGGTTGCGCAGGCTGCCGCCCATGTCGGAGCCCTCGGCCAGCGGGACCATCCCGGTCGCCAGGGCGCACGCCGCGCCGCCGCTGGACCCGCCCGCCGAGCGGCTGGGGTCGACCGGGTTGCGGGTGGTGCCGAAGACCCGGTTGAAGGTGTGGGAGCCGGCCGCGAACTCCGGCACGTTGGTCCGGCCGATCAGCACCGCCCCTGCCCGCCGGATCCGCTCCACGACGAGGTCGTCGCGGTCGGGCACGTGGTCGGCGAAGAGCGGTGATCCGTACGTCGTCCGCCACCCGGCGACGTCGTGGGTGTCCTTCGGGGCGAACGGCAGCCCGTGCAGCGGGCCGACCGGCCAGCCCCGCGCGAGGTGGTCGTCCGCAGCTGCCGCACCCTCGTGGGCGCGCTGGACGTCGAGCGACACGATCGCGGTCAGCTCCGGGTTGCGCTCGGCGATCCGGGTCAGGTGGAGGTCCAGCAGCTCCCGGGCCGAGATCACGCGCCGGCGTACGGCGTCGGCCTGCTCGCGGGCGCTGGACTCGACAGTGATCGTCACGCGGCCATCATCGCCGACGGCCCAGCAGCACCCCGAGGAGGACCAGGCCCGCGCCCACTGCGATGCCCGTCAGGAAGTCGCCCTGCGAGGACACCGCCGGAGCGGCGGGCGCGGTGTAGACGCCCGGCGCCGGCTGCGGACCAGGGGCGGCCCCCGGCACCGCGGGCGCGGTCGTGGCCCCGGTGAGGATGCCGTCGACGTTGCCGAAGAACTCCCCCGCCATCCGCCTCGAGACCGAGGTGAGCATCCGCTGGCCGACACCGCCGACCATGCCGCCGACGATCGCGTCGGCGTCGTAGGCGACGGCGGTCGTCCCCTCGCCGGCGTCGGAGAACCGGACCTGCACGCTCGCGCCGATCGTCCCCGGGGCGCCTGCCCCGTCGAGCCGCATCACCAGCGACTCGTGGGGCACGAGGTCGGAGAGGGTGCACGACCCCGAGTAGGTCCCCTTGATCGCCGCGACCCCCGCGGTCACGGTCATCGCGTAGGCGTTCTCCCCCGTCGCCTCGAGCCGCTCGCAACCGGGGATGGTGCGGACCAGGACCGCCGGGTCGAGCAGCGCGTCCCAGACCACCGCGACCGGGGCGTGGAGGATGTTCTGGCCGGTGAACTTCATGCGGTCTCCTCGGGGAGGTGCGCCTCGCGCAGGGTGAACAGCTCCGACGGCGAGATCGGCATCGCCGTGATCGGGATGCCCTCGGCGTCCTCGATCGCCGCCGCGAACACCGCCGCCGACGGGATCACGCCGGCCTCGCCCGCACCCTTGATGCCGAGCGGGTTGAGCGGTGAGGGCGTCTCGAGGTGGTCGATGTCGATGCCGGCCGGCACCTCGGTGACGTAGGGCATCAGGAAGTCCATGAACGAGGCGTTGAGGAGCTGGCCCGACTCGTCGTAGGCCATCCGCTCGTAGAGGGCGCCGCCCACTCCCTGCGCGACGCCGCCGTGGATCTGGCCCTCCACGATCATCGGGTTGATGAGGTGGCCGCAGTCGTGGACGACGGCGTACTTGAGGATGGTGATCTCGGCGGTGTCGGGGTCGGTCTCGACGATCACCGCGTGCATCCCCGAGGCGAACGTCGACCGCTCCGGAGAGTAGAAGTCCTTGCCCTCCAGGCCAGGCTCGTCGTCCTCGGCGACCGGGGGCTTGCCGGGGTCGCCGACCGAGAACTGGGTGGCGGCCTTGGACGCCTCGTCGAAGGCGTAGCGCAACGGGTTGGAGAGCACCGCGACGGTGCCGAGGTCGATCGCGGAGTCGGTTCCGGCGACCCGGATCACGCCGTCGCTGATCTCGAGGTCGTCGACCGAGGCCTCGAGCGCCTCGGCCGCGATCCGGAACGCCTTCTCCCGGGCGGCCTTCGCCGCGAGGTGGACGGCCGAGCCGCTCATCACCGCCGCGCGGGAGGCGAAGGTGCCGACGGCGTACGGCATCCGGCGGGTGTCGCCGGTCGTCACCTCCACCATCTCGAAGGGCACCCCGAGCTCGTCGGCCACGATCTGCGCGAAGGCCGTCTGGTGGCCCTGGCCCTGGGTCGTGAGGCCGGTGGCGACCTTGACCTTGCCGGAGGTCTCGACGTGCACGTGGGCGCCCTCGTAGGGGCCGACCCCGGTGCCCTCGACGTAGCAGGCGAGGCCGATCCCGACCCGCCGTCCCTCGGCCGCCATCTCGGCTCGGAACGCCTCGAACTCGTCCCACCCGACCAGCGCCTTGAGCTTCTCGAGGGAGGCGGGGTAGTCGCCCGAGTCGTACTCGAGCTCGCGGCCGTCCTGGAAGACCAGCCCCTGGTCGTAGGGGAACTCGTCGGGCTGGATGAAGTTGGCGGCCCGCACCTCGGTCCGGTCCTTGCCGAGCGTCGCCGCGATGGCGTCCATGGTCCGCTCCATGACGAAGCAGCCCTGCGGGCGCCCCGCGCCGCGGTAGGGGGTGACCATGACGGTGTTGGTGTAGAGGCTCTCGAAGACCACGCGGTAGGCGCCGGGCTTGTAGGGGCCGAGCAGCTGGGTCGAGGTGATGATCGGGACGATCAGGCCGTACGGGGTGTAGGCGCCGTGGTCGTGCCAGAACTGCACGTCGAGCCCGAGCACGCGGCCCCCGTCGTCGAACCCGACCTCGACGTGGTGCTGCTGGCCGCGCTCGTGGGCGGAGGAGATGAAGTGCTCGCGGCGGTCCTCGGTGAACTTGACCGGGACGCCGAGGATCCTTGCCGCGAGGGGGACGAGCAGCTCCTCGGGCCACGGGTGGTTGATCTTGACGCCGAAGCCGCCCCCCACGTCGGGGGTGATCACGTCGACCTGGCCCAGGTCGAGCCCGAGCTTGGCGGCGACGCATCCCCGCACCCCGGTGGAGGTCTGGGTGGAGGTCCACACCGTCATCCGGCCGAGGTCGGGGTCCCAGCGGGCGACGGTGCCGCGGCCCTCCAGCGGCTGGCAGGCCGAGCGCTCGACGGTGAGGTCGAGGCTCAGCGTGTGGGGGGCGGCCGCGATGGCGGCGCGGGCGTCGCCGTTCTCCTGCTCCAGCCTGGCCCCGACGTTGCCCGGGACGTCGTCGTGGACCAGCCGGGTGGCGGCGCGGGCGGCGTCGATGCCGACGACCGGCTCGAGGAACTCGTAGTCGACGCGGATCCGGCCGACCGCGTCCTCGGCGACGTAGCGGTCCTCCGCGACGACGAAGGCGATCGCCTCGCCGACGTGGTTGACCTCGTCCTTCGCGAGCGCGAACTGGGTGCGACCGTGGGTGAGCGCGGGGTGCGGGATGAGGAGGGGCAACGGCTCGGCCATCGGGCCGGTGAGGTCGTCGAAGGTCCAGACCGCGTGGACGCCCTCGACGTCGAGCACCTCGCTGACGTCGATGTCGAGGATCCGGGCGTGCGCGTGGGGCGAGCGGAGGACGGCGGCGTGGAGCACGCGCTGGCCGACCAGCACGTCGTCGGCGTACGTGCCGCGGCCGCGGAGCAGCCGCTGGTCCTCGACACGCGGGACCCTCGTGCCGAACAGCTTCGTCGTCATCGGCCCTCCCGGGTGAGCTCGGCGGCACGCAGCACGGCCTTGACGATGTTCTGGTAGCCGGTGCAGCGGCAGAGGTTGCCGGCGATCATGTCCCGGGCCTCGTCCTCGGTGGGGTCGGGGTTGGCGCGCAGCCCGGCGGTGATGGTGGTGAGGAATCCCGGGGTGCAGAAGCCGCACTGCAGGCCGTGGCAGTCGGAGAACGCCTGCTGGACCGGCGAGAGGACGGTGTCGTCCTCCCCCGTGTCTTCTGCGAGCCCTTCGACGGTGGTGACCTCGGTGTCCTCCGCGGAGACCGCGAGCACCAGGCAGGAGCGGACCGGGCGCCCGTCCATGAGGACCGTGCAGGCGCCGCAGACGCCGTGCTCGCAGCCGACGTGGGTGCCGGTGAGCCCGCAGTCGTGGCGCAGCGCGTCGGAGAGCAGTCGTCGCGCCGGCACGGTCACCGCGTGGGTGGCGCCGTTGACCTGCAGCCGTACGTCATGGACCTCCTCGGTCATCCAGTCCTCCTCGCGTCTCGGGACCTCGCGTCGTCGGTGGCGGCCGTCAGCACCCGGCGGGTGAGGACCTTCACCAGCTGGGCGCGGTAGGCAGCGCTCGCGTGGATGTCGTCGCCCGGCTCGATCCGCTCGAGTGCCCGCGCGGCGGCCTCGGCCGGGTCGCAGCCGGTCACGTCGACGACCGTCGGCACGTCGGCGACCGAGAGGTAGCCGAGCCTGGCCTCGGTCACGGCGTCGTCCTCGACCCGCACCAGCCCGGCCACTCCGCAGAGGGCGTAGTCGCCGTGGCGCCTGGCGACCTCGGCGAAGCCGACGCCCTCCCCCGGGCCGAGCACCGGGAAGCCGGCCGACAGCGCCAGCTCGTCGGCGGCGATCGTCGACTCGAGCGGCCCGGCGAACAGGTCGGCTGCGGCGATGGTCCGGCGCCCGCGCACGGAGGCCACCTCGACCGAGCCGCCGAGGAGGGCCAGCACCGTCGGCATCTCGGCGGCGGCGTCGGCGTGGACGATCGACCCGACGGTGGTGCCGCGGTTGCGGATCGTCGCGTGGGCGACGTGGGCGAGCGCCATCGCGAGCAGTGGCTGCCGCTCCCCCGCCGGGGCGTGGGCGAGCAGGTCGGCGTGGCGGACCAGCGCCCCGACCCGGACCTCGTCGTCGGACACCGTGACCTGGTCGAGCCCGGGCAGCCGGTTGACGTCGACCAGCGTCCCGGGCGACGCCAGCCGCATCGACAGCAGCGGCACCAGGCTCTGACCGCCCGCCAGCACCTTGGCCCCCGGTTCACGGGCGAGGGCCTCGAGGGCCTCCTCGACCGTCTCCGGGCGCCGGTAGGCGAAAGGAGCGGGCTTCACGCGGGGTCAGTCCTCCTTGGCGCGGCGTCCGGGAGATGGCGGCTGCTCGTCGGAGTGGGCCCCGGTGCGGCCGACGGCCATCATCGTGCCCTCGGCGTCGCTCGGGGCGATGGCCCGGGCGAGGTGGTAGCCGAACACGATGATGACGGTACCCATGGCGATGCCGCCCAGCGGGAAGTCGTCGGTGATGTTGAAGAACGCGTTGTCAGCCAGGCCGATGCCCATCGTCAGACCCGCGGCCGTGGGGACCAGGTTCACCGGATTGGCGAAGTTCACCTGGTTCTCGACCCAGATCTTGGCGCCCAGCAGGCCGATCATCCCGTAGAGCACGAGGGTGATGCCGGCCAGGACGCCGGACGGTGTGGTCGCGACCAGGGCTCCGAACTTGGGCACGAAGCCGAAGAGGATCGCCACGACAGCGGCGACGAAGTAGGCAGCGGTCGAGTAGACGCGGGTGGCCGCCATGACACCGATGTTCTCGGCGTACGTCGTGGTCGGCGACCCTCCGACGGCCGAGGCGAGCGCGGTGCCGACACCGTCGGCGGCCACCGCCCGGCCCATCACCGGGTCGAGGTCGGTGCCGGTCATGCCGGACACCGCCTTGACGTGCCCCATGTTCTCGGCCACCAGGGCGATCACGGCCGGCAACGCGAGCAGGGTGAAGGTGAGGGAGAGGTTGGGAAGGTGCCAACCCACCTCCGCCATGTTGTTGGCGCCCCCGAAGGGCGACTGGTTGCCGATGAGCCCATCGACGGTGTGGGGAGGGAAGCCGAACCAGTCGGCCGCCTTGACGTTGGTCCAGTCGACGCGGTCGCCTTCGACTCCCGGCACGCCCAGGACGTCGAAGAGCAGCGAGAGCAGGAACCCGAAGAGCAGGCCGAGGAAGATCGCGATCCGGCCGAGGAAGCCACGCAGGCCCACTGCCATCAGGATCACCGCGACCATCGTGATCAGCGCGACCCAGCGGTCGGCCGGCATGTAGATTCCCGTCGCCACCCGCGCCAGGTTGAAGCCGATCAGCATGACGACGGCGCCCGTCACCACGGGGGGCAGCAGGGTGTTGACGAAGCCGGGTCCGGCGAAGTGGATCGCCACACCGACGACCGCCAGCACGACTCCGGACACCATGATCGCGCCGGTCACGTCGGCCGGGCCGCCGCCCTGGGCGTAGATGGCGGCGGCGCCGCCGACGAAGGACGCAGAGGTGCCGAGGTAGCTCGGCACCGCACCCTTCACGATCAGCAGGAAGCAGATGGTCGCGATGCCGCTCATCATGATCGCGAGGTTGGCGTTCAGGCCCATGATGAGCGGGAAGACGAAGGTCGCGCCGAACATGGCGACGACGTGCTGGGCGCCCAGTCCGACGGTCTTCCCCCAGGCCAGGCGCTGGTGAGGAGCAACGGCCTCACCGGGTGCGGGATCGACGACCTCCCACTTGAACATCGACATGACGGGCCCCTCCTTGGCGACGGTCCTGCCCGAGGCTGCTCAACGTAGTGACCCCATCAGACACCCTCGACGGCGAGATCTGCCGAAGGAACGCCGTACCCGCTGGCAAGCCTTGCCGCGCGCCGGGCACCAGCCGTCAGTCGTCCGGCGCGACCTGTCCCCGGAGCAGCCCGAGGACCTCTGCCGTCGTGCGTACGTCGCCGAAGGTGCGGTAGACGGTGTGGAGCGTGGCGTTGTGGTCGCGGTCGCGGACGGCGGCGCACGCGTCAGCCACGAGGATGACCCGGTGGCCGAGGGTCGACGCGTCGCGCACGGTGGCCTCCACGCACACGTTGGTCACCGTGCCGGCCACGACCACGGTCTCGATGCCGCGCTCACCCAGCCGGGCGGGCAGGTCGCTGGCCCCCGGGAAGAATGCGCTCGCTGCCGTCTTCTCGGCGAACAGGTCGGAGTCGTCGATGTCCAGCTCGTGCCACACGCGGTCGCGGACGACACCGCTCCCGCCAGACCTGGCGTACGTCTCTGCCGCCTCCGCGCCGTAGAGCTCGCGCTGCACCGCCGTCGGCTCCGTCTCACCCGGGACCACCCACGCGACGACCCCGCCTGCCTCTCGGACGCCGCCGGCGAGCGTGTTGACCTGGGGCACGATGCCGTGGAGGTACGGATTGCCGGTAGCGAAGAAGAAGTCCACGAGGTCGACCACGACCAGGGCCGTCGTCGACGGGTCGACGGACTCGAAGGCGTGCCGCCGGCCGCGGCGGGCGCGGTGACGCTCGTACTCCCGCTCCTCGATGCGCCAGTCGTGCCGCGCCGACCCTGCCATCGCCACCCTCCAGCGAGCCCTCGTCCGGATGTCCTCCGCCGCATGCTGGCAGCCCCCGCGTCGAGGCAGCGTCAGGCTGGCGGGCGCGCCGCGCTCGCAGCCTCGTTCCGCCCAGTGGGTCGCTGGCGCCACGTGGTTGCGTCGGCTGGCCCCATCGACCGAGTCCTCGCGGGTCCCCTCGTCGCGGTCGCCACCGCGCCACAGGCGGGCGGCACGCCACGGCCGACCGCCGACCTCCCCCTCACCCGCCGGGCACGCCGCCGAAGCCGACCTCGTTGCCGTCTGGGTCGCGGTAGGTGACCTTGCGGGTGCCGTTGTCATAGGTCTCCGAGACGGCCGGCTCGATCCCCCGCCCGGCGATCTCGGCGACCCTGCGGTCGAGGTCGGGCACCAGCATCGTGAGGAGCGCCTGGCCGGCGCGCTCGGGTCGTTGCACGACGTAGACCCACCCCTGCCCGGCCACCTGCCACACGGCCTCGGTCTCGGTGGCGAGGAAGTCGGGTGGGGATCCGAGGAGGCGCTCGTACCACGGCAGCGACCGCTCGTAGTCGGTCACCGGGATGCCGGCGAAGAGCTCCACGGACCTCATCCCACCACGCTGCCCAGCGCCGCGAGCCCGGGACCGTCGAGGTCGTCGAGCGCGATCGACCGGCCCGTCGCGACCAGCAGCAGCGAGAGCACCGGCCCGTGCACCTCCGGGCCGGTGCCGACCGCGACGTCGGCGTCGACGGCCACCAGCCGCACCTGCGCCACGAGCTCGCGGGCACCGCCGAACGACGAGGGAGTCCGCGCCTGCAGGCGCAGCGCCCGGCGGACGGCGGCCTGCGGGTAGTCGCCGATGAGGCCCAGCGGGCGACGGACGTCCTCGCCGTGGACGATCGCCTCGACCAGCCGGCTGTCCAACGGTGCCGGCGGGGTGGAGGTGCGTCCCACGACCCGGCGGAAGCGGGCCAACGTGTCCTGCGGGGAGTCGCCCCGCTGCCGCCGGACACCGCGCGCGTTCTGGCGGTCGAAGTCGAGGCGCGCCCGGGCCAGCCCGAGGACGAAGCCGAGCCGGGTCGTCAGTGCCGTGTCGAGCAGGTGGGACACCACGTCGTGCACCGTCCATCCCTCGCAGAGCGACGGTCGCTCCCACTCCTCGGCCGTGCGGCCGTCGAGGTCCCTGACCAGGGCCTCGCGCTCCGCGTGCACCCACGGCCAGACGTCGCCCACCAGGTCTCCTCCCGCTGCCACGCCGAGAAGACCGGACACGGCCCGCAGACCCATCGGCGAGGAGCCTGCTCGTCATACCGTGCACCCATGGACCCACGCCGCTGGATCGTGCAGCTCGAGCACGCGTGGGACAGCGCCCGCCTCCGCAGGAAGGGTCCCGGAACGCCGCAGCACTTCCGGATCGAGGTGTACGCCGGCCACGGCGGCGCGGACGGGATCGTGGTCCGCGGCCGGGTGCTCGACAACCCGCCGCCGTCCGAGGCGGTCGAGGGCGAGGGACTCCGCGCGGCAGTGAGCCGCACGCTGAGCCACTTCCTGACCGACGAGCTGCCCGGCGTGCCGCTGCGGATCTCGGTCGCGGGCGCCACCGCCGACGTGGTCACCGACCGCGAG
This genomic interval from Nocardioides euryhalodurans contains the following:
- a CDS encoding hydantoinase/oxoprolinase family protein, which encodes MAQRIRIGIDTGGTFTDVVAVDEETGHLVTTKTPSTPSNPADGFLTGIEKVLELMGAGGDAIAAVSHGTTVATNQLLEGKVERLGFVTTAGYEAMLEIARQSVPDGYGNSYFWVKPDRIVPRHLVRGVEGRLDFTGAEVRPFDEDGAREVARWFRDRGIDTLGVCFLHAYADPSHEERMREILREEHPAAVVSISSQVLREYREYERAMTTLVDAAVKPRLSAYVTNIRQRLTEYDDREVPFYVMKSNGGVLSADEVVHQPITTVLSGPAAGALGAALIAQVAGFDKVLTSDGGGTSTDVCVVIDGEPTLTTEGSVGAYPSKIPMIDVVTVGAGGGSIAWLSPEGTLKVGPQSAGADPGPLCYGRGGDGGAVTITDAHLVLGRIPPHLLGGEIPLDAEAARAGVEALAAQLDMTPAAAAAGVLEISAWNQANALRQVTVKRGLDVRDFALTTFGGSGSLLLCRLMDVLGIPTVLVPPDPGNVSAFGLLTVDVRNDYVQTHVTLADRLDPTEVAATYDGLTGRARQALLGEGFPEGQHVFARTADLRYFGQAYEVRVAVPEGPFDAERAQAVAERFHAEHRALYGYDFATDPSQQVEWVNLRVTGIGPIQRPEIRRTEVSTGSTSDPSSRRPVCFDPDDGYVDTPVHWRPDLGPGATVVGPAIIEEYGSTVPIHPGFTVRVDDFRNLIVTRSQR
- the cutA gene encoding aerobic carbon-monoxide dehydrogenase large subunit; the encoded protein is MTTKLFGTRVPRVEDQRLLRGRGTYADDVLVGQRVLHAAVLRSPHAHARILDIDVSEVLDVEGVHAVWTFDDLTGPMAEPLPLLIPHPALTHGRTQFALAKDEVNHVGEAIAFVVAEDRYVAEDAVGRIRVDYEFLEPVVGIDAARAATRLVHDDVPGNVGARLEQENGDARAAIAAAPHTLSLDLTVERSACQPLEGRGTVARWDPDLGRMTVWTSTQTSTGVRGCVAAKLGLDLGQVDVITPDVGGGFGVKINHPWPEELLVPLAARILGVPVKFTEDRREHFISSAHERGQQHHVEVGFDDGGRVLGLDVQFWHDHGAYTPYGLIVPIITSTQLLGPYKPGAYRVVFESLYTNTVMVTPYRGAGRPQGCFVMERTMDAIAATLGKDRTEVRAANFIQPDEFPYDQGLVFQDGRELEYDSGDYPASLEKLKALVGWDEFEAFRAEMAAEGRRVGIGLACYVEGTGVGPYEGAHVHVETSGKVKVATGLTTQGQGHQTAFAQIVADELGVPFEMVEVTTGDTRRMPYAVGTFASRAAVMSGSAVHLAAKAAREKAFRIAAEALEASVDDLEISDGVIRVAGTDSAIDLGTVAVLSNPLRYAFDEASKAATQFSVGDPGKPPVAEDDEPGLEGKDFYSPERSTFASGMHAVIVETDPDTAEITILKYAVVHDCGHLINPMIVEGQIHGGVAQGVGGALYERMAYDESGQLLNASFMDFLMPYVTEVPAGIDIDHLETPSPLNPLGIKGAGEAGVIPSAAVFAAAIEDAEGIPITAMPISPSELFTLREAHLPEETA
- a CDS encoding FAD binding domain-containing protein; the protein is MKPAPFAYRRPETVEEALEALAREPGAKVLAGGQSLVPLLSMRLASPGTLVDVNRLPGLDQVTVSDDEVRVGALVRHADLLAHAPAGERQPLLAMALAHVAHATIRNRGTTVGSIVHADAAAEMPTVLALLGGSVEVASVRGRRTIAAADLFAGPLESTIAADELALSAGFPVLGPGEGVGFAEVARRHGDYALCGVAGLVRVEDDAVTEARLGYLSVADVPTVVDVTGCDPAEAAARALERIEPGDDIHASAAYRAQLVKVLTRRVLTAATDDARSRDARRTG
- a CDS encoding amidase codes for the protein MTITVESSAREQADAVRRRVISARELLDLHLTRIAERNPELTAIVSLDVQRAHEGAAAADDHLARGWPVGPLHGLPFAPKDTHDVAGWRTTYGSPLFADHVPDRDDLVVERIRRAGAVLIGRTNVPEFAAGSHTFNRVFGTTRNPVDPSRSAGGSSGGAACALATGMVPLAEGSDMGGSLRNPASFCGVVGLRPSLGRVPSWPAANQWETTSTSGPMARDVGDLALLLSVIAGPDPRVPHALGDPGQTFAPPLHGSLVGLRVGWTADLGGALEVDERVAAVVEEAGRLMVRAGAHVYAGHPDLSLADDTFRTLRAWHFQATFGDLLREHPDGLKPSLADNVRAGERLTGADVARAYQQRSALSETMRAFFEQYDLLVLPTSQVPPFPADQEFPSEVNGSPMPDYLAWMKSAYFITVTGCPAISLPAGGTPEGWPVGVQLVAPHGQDRRLLEIAAAFESARAAGV
- a CDS encoding (2Fe-2S)-binding protein; the protein is MTEEVHDVRLQVNGATHAVTVPARRLLSDALRHDCGLTGTHVGCEHGVCGACTVLMDGRPVRSCLVLAVSAEDTEVTTVEGLAEDTGEDDTVLSPVQQAFSDCHGLQCGFCTPGFLTTITAGLRANPDPTEDEARDMIAGNLCRCTGYQNIVKAVLRAAELTREGR
- a CDS encoding SRPBCC family protein; its protein translation is MKFTGQNILHAPVAVVWDALLDPAVLVRTIPGCERLEATGENAYAMTVTAGVAAIKGTYSGSCTLSDLVPHESLVMRLDGAGAPGTIGASVQVRFSDAGEGTTAVAYDADAIVGGMVGGVGQRMLTSVSRRMAGEFFGNVDGILTGATTAPAVPGAAPGPQPAPGVYTAPAAPAVSSQGDFLTGIAVGAGLVLLGVLLGRRR
- a CDS encoding lysophospholipid acyltransferase family protein; the protein is MLYEVVHRIIPPVARTLWRPTVEGLERVPGTGPVILASNHRSFVDSIVIPCVVPRKVVFLAKSDYFTGTGLKGAAQRAWFEGLGMLPVDRDDTKAALASLDTALDVLGRGEAFGIYPEGTRSRDGRLYRGRTGVAHLALTAGCPVVPVGLLGTEDIQPVGSNRPRLADVTVRFGEPLDFAGRFDGVPSGRARREVTDEIMAAIQELTGQEQAGAYNDRPVDA